One stretch of Burkholderiales bacterium DNA includes these proteins:
- a CDS encoding tetratricopeptide repeat protein: MAMVNLALKVGNEKPQGANYTVSCYFDRAMRFAADDGTVRMIHGIYLSKMGRKRDALKRFEEARSLSQENANIHYNLGLLYFDLKDYDNALLNAQKAYQLGFELPGLKSKLVGVGKWREPAPISKEPRAAE, translated from the coding sequence ATGGCGATGGTGAACCTGGCGCTAAAGGTAGGCAATGAAAAACCGCAGGGCGCTAACTATACTGTTTCCTGCTATTTTGATCGGGCCATGCGTTTCGCCGCTGACGACGGAACGGTACGCATGATTCACGGGATCTATTTATCGAAGATGGGCAGGAAGCGCGACGCGTTGAAACGCTTCGAAGAGGCTCGCTCACTTTCCCAAGAAAATGCCAACATTCACTATAACCTGGGATTGCTGTATTTCGATTTGAAGGATTACGACAACGCCCTTTTAAACGCGCAGAAGGCTTACCAATTGGGATTCGAACTGCCGGGCCTGAAGAGCAAGCTTGTGGGGGTGGGGAAGTGGCGCGAGCCCGCTCCCATTAGCAAGGAGCCCCGGGCTGCAGAATAA